The Oncorhynchus tshawytscha isolate Ot180627B unplaced genomic scaffold, Otsh_v2.0 Un_scaffold_1528_pilon_pilon, whole genome shotgun sequence genome has a segment encoding these proteins:
- the LOC112255133 gene encoding nardilysin isoform X2 gives MPQTNKSRSASASGSCTGPDRGEEREEEREEAEPEPKVQVQEAGDGGGENTGDPEIIKSPSDPKQYRYIELTNGLRVLLISDFTGPASSGDDESEEEEELGEEEEEEEDSGEETEEESEEEEDDKDSDFEDDEDGGKRKKGHSEKQSAAALCVGIGSFSDPNDLPGLAHFLEHMVFMGSEKYPSENGFDAFLKKHGGSDNASTDCERTVFQFDVQRKKFREALDRWAQFFICPLMIRDAIDREVEAVDSEYQLAKPSDSHRKEMLFGSLAKPGHPMGKFCWGNAQTLKTEPRKKKINVYKRLRSFWKRHYSAHYMTLAVQSKEKLDTLEEWVKEIFSGVPNNAQPKPDFSELLDPFDTPAFNKLYRVVPVRKVHALTITWSLPPQEKHYRVKPLHYISWLIGHEGTGSILSILRRKCWAMALFGGNSETGFDQNSTYSIFSISITLTDQGFQNFYQVAHLVFQYLKMLQSLGPQQRIYEEIQKIEANEFHYQEQTDPIEYVEDICENMQLFPKEHFLTGDQLMFQYSPEVISAALSLLTPDRSNLLLLSPDHEGHCPLREKWFGTHYSIEDIQQEWRERWNGDFEHNSDLQLPVENKFIATDFSLKQSDCPDTELPVRVTANDRGCLWYKKDNKFNIPKAYIRFHLISPVIQQSAKNLVLFDLLVNILGHNLAEPAYEADVAQLDYKLSVGEHGLVIKVKGFNHKLPLLFHLILDHLADFSACQDVFNMFSEQLKKAYFNILIRPEKLGKDVRLLVLEHGRWSMVEKYQALADGGLTVEQLMEFSRTFKTQLYAEGLVQGNFTSQESIQFLQYVTDKLQFSKLPAEVSVLFRVVELPLKQHLCKVKALNKGDANSEVTVYYQSGLKNLREHTLMELLVMHMEEPCFDFLRTKETLGYHVYPTCRNTSGVLGFSVTVETQATKFNTELVELKIEEFLSSFGEKLSALTESAFNTQVTALVKLKECEDTHLGEEVDRNWAEVVTQQYVFNRLHREIEALKQMTRAELGSWYLEHRGHNCRKLSVHVSGGFWAGGGRPPSRWQRREG, from the exons ATGCCACAGACCAACAAGTCCAGAAGTGCCTCAGCCAGTGGCTCTTGTACCGGACCGGACcgaggggaggaaagagaagaagaaagagaggaagctGAGCCAGAGCCAAAGGTCCAAGTCCAGGAagcaggggatggaggaggagagaacactGGAGACCCAGAGATCATCAAGTCCCCTAGTGACCCCAAACAGTACAG GTACATCGAGCTGACCAATGGGCTTCGAGTTCTGCTAATTTCAGACTTCACTGGTCCCGCCTCTTCTGGAGATGACgaatcagaggaggaggaggaactgggggaggaggaagaggaggaagaagactcaggagaggaaacagaggaagagtctgaagaagaggaggatgacaagGACAGTGACTTTGAGGATGacgaggatggagggaagaggaagaagggacaCTCAGAGAAACAG tctgcagcAGCGCTGTGTGTGGGTATTGGCAGCTTCAGTGACCCCAATGACCTCCCAGGCCTCGCCCACTTCCTGGAACACA tGGTGTTCATGGGCAGTGAGAAGTACCCATCAGAGAATGGTTTCGATGCCTTCCTGAAGAAACATGGGGGCAGTGACAACGCCTCCACGGACTGTGAGAGGACCGTCTTCCAGTTTGACGTCCAGAGAAAGAAATTCAGAGAGGCTCTGGACAG ATGGGCCCAGTTTTTCATCTGTCCTCTGATGATCCGAGACGCCATCGACAGGGAGGTGGAAGCTGTCGACTCCG AGTACCAACTGGCCAAGCCGTCTGACTCTCACAGGAAAGAGATGTTGTTTGGGAGTCTAGCGAAGCCAGGTCACCCCATGGGCAAGTTCTGCTGGG GTAATGCCCAGACTCTGAAGACAGAGCCCAGGAAAAAGAAGATCAACGTTTACAAGAGGCTCCGCTCCTTCTGGAAGAGACATTACTCTGCCCACTACATGACCCTGGCTGTGCAGTCTAAAG agaagcTGGACACTCTAGAGGAGTGGGTGAAGGAGATCTTCAGTGGAGTGCCCAACAA TGCTCAGCCCAAGCCGGACTTCTCTGAACTGCTGGATCCCTTTGATACTCCAGCCTTCAACAAGCTGTACAGAG TTGTTCCTGTGAGGAAGGTCCATGCTCTGACCATCACCTGGTCCCTGCCTCCTCAGGAGAAACACTACAG ggtGAAGCCTCTCCACTACATCTCTTGGCTGATTGGTCACGAGGGCACAGGCAGCATCCTATCAATTCTCAGAAGGAA gtgctgGGCCATGGCTCTGTTTGGAGGGAACAGTGAAACAGGATTTGACCAGAACTCTACCTACTCCATCTTCTCCATCTCCATCACACTCACTGACCAAGGATTCCAGAACTTCTACCAG GTGGCTCACCTGGTCTTCCAGTATCTCAAGATGCTACAGAGCCTGGGCCCCCAACAAAG GATCTATGAGGAGATTCAAAAGATTGAAGCCAATGAGTTTCACTACCAGGAACAG ACGGACCCTATAGAGTATGTGGAGGATATCTGTGAGAACATGCAGCTGTTTCCTAAAGAACACTTCCTCACCGGAGACCAGCTCATGTTCCAGTATTCACCTGAG gtgatcAGTGCGGCCCTGTCCTTGCTGACTCCAGACAGATCCAACCTGTTGCTGCTCTCTCCAGACCACGAAGGCCACTGTCCCCTCAGGGAGAAATGGTTTGGGACGCATTACAGCATAGAgg aTATCCAGCAGGAGTGGAGAGAGCGCTGGAACGGAGACTTTGAGCACAACTCTGACCTGCAACTCCCTGTCGAGAACAAGTTCATCG CGACTGATTTCAGCCTGAAGCAGTCTGACTGTCCTGATACTGAGCTGCCAGTCAGAGTAACTGCCAACGACCGAGGATGTCTCTGGTACAAGAAGGACAACAAGTTCAACATacccaaag cGTACATCCGCTTCCATCTCATCTCTCCGGTCATCCAGCAGTCAGCCAAGAA ccTGGTGTTATTTGACCTGCTTGTGAACATACTGGGTCATAACCTAGCAGAGCCAGCCTACGAGGCTGACGTGGCACAGCTGGACTACAAGCTGTCAGTAGGAGAACATGGACTGGTTATCAAGGTCAAGGGCTTCAACCACAAACTGCCT CTCCTGTTCCATCTGATCCTGGACCATCTGGCTGACTTCTCTGCCTGTCAAGATGTCTTCAATATGTTCTCTGAGCAGCTCAAAAAGGCCTACTTCAACATCCTCATACGACCTGAGAAACTGGGCAA ggACGTGCGGTTGTTGGTCCTGGAGCATGGTCGCTGGTCCATGGTAGAGAAGTACCAGGCGCTGGCAGACGGTGGTCTGACTGTAGAACAACTGATGGAGTTCAGCAGAACCTTCAAGACCCAGCTCTATGCAGAGGGACTGGTGCAGGGGAACTTCACTAGCCAG GAGTCAATCCAGTTCCTGCAGTACGTCACTGA taagcTGCAGTTCTCCAAGTTGCCAGCAGAGGTCTCTGTGTTGTTCAGAGTGGTGGAGCTGCCTCTGAAACAGCACCTCTGTAAGGTCAAAGCACTGAACAAGGGAGATGCCAACTCAGAGGTCACAGTCtactaccag tctggtCTGAAAAACCTCAGAGaacacacactgatggagctgctGGTG ATGCACATGGAGGAGCCCTGCTTTGACTTCCTCAGGACAAAAGAGACTCTGGG gtatcaTGTTTATCCAACCTGCAGAAACACGTCTGGAGTCCTGGGCTTCTCTGTCACGGTGGAAACACAGGCCACCAAGTTCAA TACTGAGCTGGTAGAGTTGAAGATAGAGGAGTTTCTGTCTTCCTTTGGAGAGAAGTTGAGTGCTCTGACTGAGAGTGCCTTCAACAcacag GTGACTGCGCTGGTCAAGCTAAAGGAGTGTGAGGACACACACCTGGGAGAGGAGGTGGACAGGAACTGGGCCGAGGTCGTTACACAGCAGTATGTCTTCAACAGGCTTCACAgagag attGAGGCCCTGAAACAGATGACCAGAGCAGAGCTGGGATCCTGGTATCTGGAGCACCGCGGACACAACTGCAGAAAACTCAGTGTACATGTAA GTGGTGGGTTTTGGGCCGGAGGAGGGCGACCCCCCAGCAGATGGCAgcggagagagggatga
- the LOC112255132 gene encoding histone-lysine N-methyltransferase PRDM9 isoform X2 — protein sequence MWTDWDSHKMGRQPHLDELTGEREGEARESRNETEQKREKERARESRNETEQKREKERARESRNETEKERAREEEKLELLNEERDGEKERASKGGMESEWESGREEESEGKMEWTSGGQEESGSEGESTPSSFHRDPVCVSEQMKRAWLKQVNLCSRARVRVGYTEEEELRDEDYLVCEECKSFFIEECELHGPPLFIPDTPAPLGAPDRARLTLPLGLEVRTSAIPGAGLGVFNHGHSVTQGTHYGPYEGELTNTELAMESGYSWVIYKSKQSDEYIDAKRDTHSNWMRYVNCARNEEEQNLVAFQYRGGILYRCCKPIAVGEELLVWYGEEYARDLGIGFDFLWDRKSSARGVNESSQSQIFSCSGCPFSFTAQIYLYKHTKRCHREEYVRLPRSGGIRSETLAPPSGSQWCSTTPDHTPITLLTLKHRDTGKPRPHHCSQCEKSFHRSGDLNVHQRTHTGERPYHCSQCGKGFSVSGNLKTHQRIHTREAVSLFSVGRVSIDQ from the exons ATGTGGACTGACTGGGACAGTCACAAAATGGGAAGACAACCTCACCTGGATGAGCTGACtggcgagagagaaggagaggcgagagagagtaGGAACGAGacggagcagaagagagagaaggaaagagcgagagagagtaggaaCGAGacggagcagaagagagagaaggaaagagcgagagagagtaggaaCGAGACGGAgaaggaaagagcgagagaagaggagaaactgGAGCTACTGAacgaagagagagacggagaaaaggagagagcgagCAAAGGGGGGATGGAATcagagtgggagagtgggagagaggaggagagcgaaggAAAGATGGAGTGGACgagtgggggacaggaggagagcgggagtgaaggagagagcacACCCAGCAGCTTTCACAGG gacccagtgtgtgtgtcagagcagaTGAAGAGGGCGTGGCTAAAGCAGGTGaacctctgcagcagagccagAGTCAGAGTCGGCTATactgaggaagaggagctgagagacGAAGATTACCTCG tctgtgaGGAGTGCAAGTCTTTCTTCATCGAGGAGTGTGAGCTCCACGGTCCCCCCCTCTTCATCCCAGACACCCCTGCCCCCCTGGGGGCCCCAGACAGGGCCAGACTCACCCTGCCGCTCGGCCTGGAGGTCAGGACATCAGCCATCCCTGGAGCTGGGCTGGGGGTCTTCAACCACGGACACAGCGTGACCCAAGGGACGCACTACGGACCGTATGAAGGAGAACTCACAAACACGGAGCTGGCCATGGAGAGTGGATACTCCTGGGTG ATCTACAAAAGCAAGCAGAGTGACGAGTACATTGATGCCAAGAGAGACACTCACTCCAACTGGATGAG gtatGTGAACTGTGCCCGCAATGAGGAAGAGCAGAATCTGGTGGCTTTCCAGTACAGAGGAGGGATTCTGTACCGCTGCTGTAAGCCTATAGCTGTTGGAGAGGAGCTGTTGGTTTGGTACGGAGAGGAGTACGCCAGAGACCTGGGCATCGGCTTCGACTTCCTCTGGGACAGAAAGAGCTCCGCTAGAG GTGTGAATGAGTCGTCCCAGTCTCAGATCTTTTCCTGCTCTGGTTGTCCGTTCTCCTTCACGGCTCAGATCTACCTCTACAAGCACACAAAGAGATGCCACAGGGAAGAGTACGTCAGGCTGCCGAGGAGTGGAGGGATTAGATCAGAGACACTAGCACCACCCAGTGGCTCTCAGTGGTGTTCAACAACTCCAGATCACACCCCAATCACACTCCTCAccctgaaacacagagacacagggaagCCAAGACCTCATCACTGCTCTCAGTGTGAGAAGAGTTTCCATCGATCAGGAGACTTAA ATGTGCACCAACGTACTCACACAGGAGAAAGGCCATATCACTGTTCCCAGTGTGGGAAGGGGTTCAGTGTGTCAGGAAATTTAAAGACACACCAGCGTATTCACACGAGAGAGGCCGTATCACTGTTCAGTGTAGGAAGAGTTTCCATCGATCAGTAG
- the LOC112255133 gene encoding nardilysin isoform X1, with protein MPQTNKSRSASASGSCTGPDRGEEREEEREEAEPEPKVQVQEAGDGGGENTGDPEIIKSPSDPKQYRYIELTNGLRVLLISDFTGPASSGDDESEEEEELGEEEEEEEDSGEETEEESEEEEDDKDSDFEDDEDGGKRKKGHSEKQSAAALCVGIGSFSDPNDLPGLAHFLEHMVFMGSEKYPSENGFDAFLKKHGGSDNASTDCERTVFQFDVQRKKFREALDRWAQFFICPLMIRDAIDREVEAVDSEYQLAKPSDSHRKEMLFGSLAKPGHPMGKFCWGNAQTLKTEPRKKKINVYKRLRSFWKRHYSAHYMTLAVQSKEKLDTLEEWVKEIFSGVPNNAQPKPDFSELLDPFDTPAFNKLYRVVPVRKVHALTITWSLPPQEKHYRVKPLHYISWLIGHEGTGSILSILRRKCWAMALFGGNSETGFDQNSTYSIFSISITLTDQGFQNFYQVAHLVFQYLKMLQSLGPQQRIYEEIQKIEANEFHYQEQTDPIEYVEDICENMQLFPKEHFLTGDQLMFQYSPEVISAALSLLTPDRSNLLLLSPDHEGHCPLREKWFGTHYSIEDIQQEWRERWNGDFEHNSDLQLPVENKFIATDFSLKQSDCPDTELPVRVTANDRGCLWYKKDNKFNIPKAYIRFHLISPVIQQSAKNLVLFDLLVNILGHNLAEPAYEADVAQLDYKLSVGEHGLVIKVKGFNHKLPLLFHLILDHLADFSACQDVFNMFSEQLKKAYFNILIRPEKLGKDVRLLVLEHGRWSMVEKYQALADGGLTVEQLMEFSRTFKTQLYAEGLVQGNFTSQESIQFLQYVTDKLQFSKLPAEVSVLFRVVELPLKQHLCKVKALNKGDANSEVTVYYQSGLKNLREHTLMELLVMHMEEPCFDFLRTKETLGYHVYPTCRNTSGVLGFSVTVETQATKFNTELVELKIEEFLSSFGEKLSALTESAFNTQVTALVKLKECEDTHLGEEVDRNWAEVVTQQYVFNRLHREIEALKQMTRAELGSWYLEHRGHNCRKLSVHVVGFGPEEGDPPADGSGERDEEECGSSSYGEVSKLTFLPASPKMAAATSIMDIPSFTQSLTLFPYHKIIQ; from the exons ATGCCACAGACCAACAAGTCCAGAAGTGCCTCAGCCAGTGGCTCTTGTACCGGACCGGACcgaggggaggaaagagaagaagaaagagaggaagctGAGCCAGAGCCAAAGGTCCAAGTCCAGGAagcaggggatggaggaggagagaacactGGAGACCCAGAGATCATCAAGTCCCCTAGTGACCCCAAACAGTACAG GTACATCGAGCTGACCAATGGGCTTCGAGTTCTGCTAATTTCAGACTTCACTGGTCCCGCCTCTTCTGGAGATGACgaatcagaggaggaggaggaactgggggaggaggaagaggaggaagaagactcaggagaggaaacagaggaagagtctgaagaagaggaggatgacaagGACAGTGACTTTGAGGATGacgaggatggagggaagaggaagaagggacaCTCAGAGAAACAG tctgcagcAGCGCTGTGTGTGGGTATTGGCAGCTTCAGTGACCCCAATGACCTCCCAGGCCTCGCCCACTTCCTGGAACACA tGGTGTTCATGGGCAGTGAGAAGTACCCATCAGAGAATGGTTTCGATGCCTTCCTGAAGAAACATGGGGGCAGTGACAACGCCTCCACGGACTGTGAGAGGACCGTCTTCCAGTTTGACGTCCAGAGAAAGAAATTCAGAGAGGCTCTGGACAG ATGGGCCCAGTTTTTCATCTGTCCTCTGATGATCCGAGACGCCATCGACAGGGAGGTGGAAGCTGTCGACTCCG AGTACCAACTGGCCAAGCCGTCTGACTCTCACAGGAAAGAGATGTTGTTTGGGAGTCTAGCGAAGCCAGGTCACCCCATGGGCAAGTTCTGCTGGG GTAATGCCCAGACTCTGAAGACAGAGCCCAGGAAAAAGAAGATCAACGTTTACAAGAGGCTCCGCTCCTTCTGGAAGAGACATTACTCTGCCCACTACATGACCCTGGCTGTGCAGTCTAAAG agaagcTGGACACTCTAGAGGAGTGGGTGAAGGAGATCTTCAGTGGAGTGCCCAACAA TGCTCAGCCCAAGCCGGACTTCTCTGAACTGCTGGATCCCTTTGATACTCCAGCCTTCAACAAGCTGTACAGAG TTGTTCCTGTGAGGAAGGTCCATGCTCTGACCATCACCTGGTCCCTGCCTCCTCAGGAGAAACACTACAG ggtGAAGCCTCTCCACTACATCTCTTGGCTGATTGGTCACGAGGGCACAGGCAGCATCCTATCAATTCTCAGAAGGAA gtgctgGGCCATGGCTCTGTTTGGAGGGAACAGTGAAACAGGATTTGACCAGAACTCTACCTACTCCATCTTCTCCATCTCCATCACACTCACTGACCAAGGATTCCAGAACTTCTACCAG GTGGCTCACCTGGTCTTCCAGTATCTCAAGATGCTACAGAGCCTGGGCCCCCAACAAAG GATCTATGAGGAGATTCAAAAGATTGAAGCCAATGAGTTTCACTACCAGGAACAG ACGGACCCTATAGAGTATGTGGAGGATATCTGTGAGAACATGCAGCTGTTTCCTAAAGAACACTTCCTCACCGGAGACCAGCTCATGTTCCAGTATTCACCTGAG gtgatcAGTGCGGCCCTGTCCTTGCTGACTCCAGACAGATCCAACCTGTTGCTGCTCTCTCCAGACCACGAAGGCCACTGTCCCCTCAGGGAGAAATGGTTTGGGACGCATTACAGCATAGAgg aTATCCAGCAGGAGTGGAGAGAGCGCTGGAACGGAGACTTTGAGCACAACTCTGACCTGCAACTCCCTGTCGAGAACAAGTTCATCG CGACTGATTTCAGCCTGAAGCAGTCTGACTGTCCTGATACTGAGCTGCCAGTCAGAGTAACTGCCAACGACCGAGGATGTCTCTGGTACAAGAAGGACAACAAGTTCAACATacccaaag cGTACATCCGCTTCCATCTCATCTCTCCGGTCATCCAGCAGTCAGCCAAGAA ccTGGTGTTATTTGACCTGCTTGTGAACATACTGGGTCATAACCTAGCAGAGCCAGCCTACGAGGCTGACGTGGCACAGCTGGACTACAAGCTGTCAGTAGGAGAACATGGACTGGTTATCAAGGTCAAGGGCTTCAACCACAAACTGCCT CTCCTGTTCCATCTGATCCTGGACCATCTGGCTGACTTCTCTGCCTGTCAAGATGTCTTCAATATGTTCTCTGAGCAGCTCAAAAAGGCCTACTTCAACATCCTCATACGACCTGAGAAACTGGGCAA ggACGTGCGGTTGTTGGTCCTGGAGCATGGTCGCTGGTCCATGGTAGAGAAGTACCAGGCGCTGGCAGACGGTGGTCTGACTGTAGAACAACTGATGGAGTTCAGCAGAACCTTCAAGACCCAGCTCTATGCAGAGGGACTGGTGCAGGGGAACTTCACTAGCCAG GAGTCAATCCAGTTCCTGCAGTACGTCACTGA taagcTGCAGTTCTCCAAGTTGCCAGCAGAGGTCTCTGTGTTGTTCAGAGTGGTGGAGCTGCCTCTGAAACAGCACCTCTGTAAGGTCAAAGCACTGAACAAGGGAGATGCCAACTCAGAGGTCACAGTCtactaccag tctggtCTGAAAAACCTCAGAGaacacacactgatggagctgctGGTG ATGCACATGGAGGAGCCCTGCTTTGACTTCCTCAGGACAAAAGAGACTCTGGG gtatcaTGTTTATCCAACCTGCAGAAACACGTCTGGAGTCCTGGGCTTCTCTGTCACGGTGGAAACACAGGCCACCAAGTTCAA TACTGAGCTGGTAGAGTTGAAGATAGAGGAGTTTCTGTCTTCCTTTGGAGAGAAGTTGAGTGCTCTGACTGAGAGTGCCTTCAACAcacag GTGACTGCGCTGGTCAAGCTAAAGGAGTGTGAGGACACACACCTGGGAGAGGAGGTGGACAGGAACTGGGCCGAGGTCGTTACACAGCAGTATGTCTTCAACAGGCTTCACAgagag attGAGGCCCTGAAACAGATGACCAGAGCAGAGCTGGGATCCTGGTATCTGGAGCACCGCGGACACAACTGCAGAAAACTCAGTGTACAT GTGGTGGGTTTTGGGCCGGAGGAGGGCGACCCCCCAGCAGATGGCAgcggagagagggatgaggaagagtGTGGCAGTTCATCCTACGGTGAAGTGTCCAAACTGACCTTCCTCCCCGCCTCGCCCAAGATGGCCGCCGCTACATCCATCATGGACATTCCTTCATTTACCCAGAGCCTTACCCTCTTCCCATACCACAAGATCATCCAATAG
- the LOC112255132 gene encoding histone-lysine N-methyltransferase PRDM9 isoform X1, with protein sequence MWTDWDSHKMGRQPHLDELTGEREGEARESRNETEQKREKERARESRNETEQKREKERARESRNETEKERAREEEKLELLNEERDGEKERASKGGMESEWESGREEESEGKMEWTSGGQEESGSEGESTPSSFHRDPVCVSEQMKRAWLKQVNLCSRARVRVGYTEEEELRDEDYLVCEECKSFFIEECELHGPPLFIPDTPAPLGAPDRARLTLPLGLEVRTSAIPGAGLGVFNHGHSVTQGTHYGPYEGELTNTELAMESGYSWVIYKSKQSDEYIDAKRDTHSNWMRYVNCARNEEEQNLVAFQYRGGILYRCCKPIAVGEELLVWYGEEYARDLGIGFDFLWDRKSSARGVNESSQSQIFSCSGCPFSFTAQIYLYKHTKRCHREEYVRLPRSGGIRSETLAPPSGSQWCSTTPDHTPITLLTLKHRDTGKPRPHHCSQCEKSFHRSGDLNVHQRTHTGERPYHCSQCGKRFSVSGNLKTHQRIHTGERPYHCSQCEKSFHRSVDLNVHQRTHTGERPYHCSQCGKGFSVSGNLKTHQRIHTREAVSLFSVGRVSIDQ encoded by the exons ATGTGGACTGACTGGGACAGTCACAAAATGGGAAGACAACCTCACCTGGATGAGCTGACtggcgagagagaaggagaggcgagagagagtaGGAACGAGacggagcagaagagagagaaggaaagagcgagagagagtaggaaCGAGacggagcagaagagagagaaggaaagagcgagagagagtaggaaCGAGACGGAgaaggaaagagcgagagaagaggagaaactgGAGCTACTGAacgaagagagagacggagaaaaggagagagcgagCAAAGGGGGGATGGAATcagagtgggagagtgggagagaggaggagagcgaaggAAAGATGGAGTGGACgagtgggggacaggaggagagcgggagtgaaggagagagcacACCCAGCAGCTTTCACAGG gacccagtgtgtgtgtcagagcagaTGAAGAGGGCGTGGCTAAAGCAGGTGaacctctgcagcagagccagAGTCAGAGTCGGCTATactgaggaagaggagctgagagacGAAGATTACCTCG tctgtgaGGAGTGCAAGTCTTTCTTCATCGAGGAGTGTGAGCTCCACGGTCCCCCCCTCTTCATCCCAGACACCCCTGCCCCCCTGGGGGCCCCAGACAGGGCCAGACTCACCCTGCCGCTCGGCCTGGAGGTCAGGACATCAGCCATCCCTGGAGCTGGGCTGGGGGTCTTCAACCACGGACACAGCGTGACCCAAGGGACGCACTACGGACCGTATGAAGGAGAACTCACAAACACGGAGCTGGCCATGGAGAGTGGATACTCCTGGGTG ATCTACAAAAGCAAGCAGAGTGACGAGTACATTGATGCCAAGAGAGACACTCACTCCAACTGGATGAG gtatGTGAACTGTGCCCGCAATGAGGAAGAGCAGAATCTGGTGGCTTTCCAGTACAGAGGAGGGATTCTGTACCGCTGCTGTAAGCCTATAGCTGTTGGAGAGGAGCTGTTGGTTTGGTACGGAGAGGAGTACGCCAGAGACCTGGGCATCGGCTTCGACTTCCTCTGGGACAGAAAGAGCTCCGCTAGAG GTGTGAATGAGTCGTCCCAGTCTCAGATCTTTTCCTGCTCTGGTTGTCCGTTCTCCTTCACGGCTCAGATCTACCTCTACAAGCACACAAAGAGATGCCACAGGGAAGAGTACGTCAGGCTGCCGAGGAGTGGAGGGATTAGATCAGAGACACTAGCACCACCCAGTGGCTCTCAGTGGTGTTCAACAACTCCAGATCACACCCCAATCACACTCCTCAccctgaaacacagagacacagggaagCCAAGACCTCATCACTGCTCTCAGTGTGAGAAGAGTTTCCATCGATCAGGAGACTTAAATGTGCACCAACGTACTCACACAGGAGAAAGGCCATATCACTGTTCCCAGTGTGGGAAGAGGTTCAGTGTGTCAGGAAATTTAAAGACACACCAGCgtattcacacaggagagaggccgTATCACTGCTCTCAGTGTGAGAAGAGTTTCCATCGATCAGTAGACTTAAATGTGCACCAACGTACTCACACAGGAGAAAGGCCATATCACTGTTCCCAGTGTGGGAAGGGGTTCAGTGTGTCAGGAAATTTAAAGACACACCAGCGTATTCACACGAGAGAGGCCGTATCACTGTTCAGTGTAGGAAGAGTTTCCATCGATCAGTAG